In Camelus ferus isolate YT-003-E chromosome 10, BCGSAC_Cfer_1.0, whole genome shotgun sequence, the following proteins share a genomic window:
- the LOC102508103 gene encoding olfactory receptor 4P4-like produces MENQRNISEFILLGLSYEQNIQIFCFVLFLFCYVALLVGKLLILISIQCSPLFNQPMYYFLSHLSSMDICYTSSVTPKLIGDLLEGTKTISYDNCMLQAFAMHFFGSIEIFILTAMAFDRYVAICKPLHYTTIMNRTRCNLLVLAGWAGGVLHSFPQLSMTVRLPFCGPNEIDHYFCDIFPLLKIACTDTYVTGILVVANSGLILLVIFVVLFISYVIILFTLRNHSGEGRRKALSTCGSHITVVILFFGPSIFIYLRPPTTYPEDKIFALFYTTIAPMFNPLIYTLRNTEMKKAIRKVWCQRLVSKELQN; encoded by the coding sequence ATGGAAAATCAGAGAAACATCTCAGAATTCATTCTTTTGGGACTTTCTTATGAAcagaacatacaaatattttgctttgtgctctttttattctgttatgtTGCCCTGTTGGTAGGAAAACTTCTGATCCTTATATCCATTCAATGCAGCCCTCTTTTTAACCAACCAATGTACTATTTCCTCAGCCACTTATCCTCCATGGACATCTGCTATACCTCTAGTGTTACACCCAAATTAATTGGTGACTTGCTAGAGGGAACAAAAACCATTTCTTATGATAACTGCATGTTACAGGCCTTTGCCATGCACTTCTTTGGCAGTATTGAGATCTTTATTCTCACTGCCATGGCCTTTGATCGCTATGTTGCCATCTGCAAACCTCTCCATTACACGACTATCATGAATAGGACAAGATGCAATCTCCTAGTCTTagctggctgggctggtggggtCCTCCATTCCTTTCCTCAATTGTCTATGACAGTCCGGTTGCCTTTTTGTGGTCCTAATGAAATCGATCACTATTTTTGTGATATCTTCCCTTTGCTTAAAATTGCCTGTACTGATACCTACGTCACTGGTATCCTTGTGGTTGCCAATTCAGGACTTATCCTCTTAGTTATCTTTGTcgtcttatttatttcttatgtCATTATATTATTCACTCTAAGAAATCACTCAGGTGAGGGAAGACGCAAAGCCCTCTCTACCTGTGGGTCTCACATCACTGTGGTCATCTTATTTTTTGGACCTTCAATCTTTATCTACCTTAGACCTCCTACTACTTACCCtgaggataaaatatttgcactaTTTTATACCACCATCGCTCCTATGTTCAATCCCTTAATCTATACGCTGagaaatacagagatgaaaaaagcCATAAGAAAAGTTTGGTGTCAAAGATTAGTTTCAAAGGAActacaaaattaa